One Hippoglossus stenolepis isolate QCI-W04-F060 chromosome 6, HSTE1.2, whole genome shotgun sequence genomic window, AGCTGTAACCAATTACTCTGAAAATGCTTAACATAGTGCACTGCTATTTCGAGAGTTTCCTCCTGTAATgctttgtgtgtatgcatgtgtgaaagtgggagagagggaggctgagaTTGAGGGTCTTAATTCCATCTCTGCTAACACTTTGCTCCACGTGCATCCCTAATCCGCCCGGCCTGTTAAAAGGTGCCGCGCCTCCTCGGAGGGCTGCAGACGACACCTTACTTCCACGAGGTCCATCCCTGCGTCTGTCCTTTCTCTGTTCCACCTGGCGTAAAGGTCTCCGAGGAAGAGGAACCATCACCGTCAGCAGCCATGAATGGCACAGAAGGACTCGACTTTTACGTCCCCATGTCCAACAAGACTGGGGTGGTTCGCAGCCCATTTGATCACCCGCAGTACTACCTGGCCGAGCCCTGGAAGTACTCTCTTCTGGCCGCCTACATGCTATTCCTCATCATCACCGCCTTCCCCATCAACTTCCTCACCCTCTATGTCACCGTGAAACATAGAAAGCTGAGGACCCCTCTGAACTATGTGCTGCTCAACCTGGCGGTGGCCGACCTCTTCATGGTTGTCGGGGGGTTCACGGTCACTCTGTACACGGCCCTGCATGGATATTTCATCTTAGGGGTCAGCGGCTGCAACATTGAAGGATTCTTCGCCACTctgggaggtgagagagagaacacatagAAATGGTGTATGTATTCAGCTATGTGGTATGTTTATCATTTTATCCTTTTTAAACCAAACTATTTAAATGTGAACCTGCTCTGTGTTACGTCTCAGGGGAGATCGGCCTCTGGTCTCTGGTGGTTTTGGCCATCGAGCGCTACATTGTGGTCTGTAAGCCGATGACTAACTTCCGCTTTGGGGAAAAACATGCCATCGCCGGGCTGGCCTTCACCTGGATCATGGCCCTGACCTGCGCTGCACCTCCTCTGATGGGATGGTCCCGGTATGTTTCAGTGTCTGCACAACAAAGCACCTGGGAGACTATAGTTCTGTATTCTCCACACTTCCTCTGGCCACAAATATTGTGTGTGATAGTGTTGATGGAAATGCTTAGATTATTATCTCGTGTGGCTGCAGGTACATCCCAGAGGGAATGCAGTGTTCCTGTGGGATCGACTACTACACTCCCAAGCCGGAGATCCACAACACCTCATTCGTCATCTATATGTTTGTCCTCCATTTCTGTATCCCCCTCTTCGTCATCTTCTTCTGCTACGGTCGCCTGCTCTGCACCGTGCGAGCGGTAAGAAAACGCCACTGtcacatttaatattaataatgaggATGTGAAACCTTGTTTATCCTTGCAGAGAAATTcgttttttctctgtctctgccttgTGGTGCTCTCACCTCCACACGGAGCAGAGACTCTGGAGATGTGAGGGCTTTAATGGCTCAAGGACGCTTCAGGAGGGCAGATCATTGCCAAAATATCAGCTTATACCCAGGTCCTCGAGCTGAAGGGCAGTCTGCCGACTCACTGTGTCACTCTGATGCCCTCATTAATAATAGCACCACCACATTGATAATGTATAAGAAGTGACTTTCTTATGCCTTTCTGTTTCGTAACGGCTCAATCTGTCATTTTGGGGATTTATTATAACATGTTTACCTCCACGAATGAggttctgtttttctctttgtttgttcgTTTGCCGGATTACgtgaaaaatatattaaaccAATTTCAATGACACAACCGGAGGAAAAAGCTCATTACATttcggtgcagatccggatcaggggagGGAACCAGGAGTTTTtggggcgtttttcaacattttcgttgattttatcagagaataatttatggatcttgttgaaagaatgagtttgtgcagtttggtgcagatccaaataaaaatctggatctagtgaatttaaatgtttcataaggggactgttgggccttagcggagGTTTGGACTCCACTGAGTTGCGTGTGTAACTGGAGCGTTAATGACGAACTCCCACTTTGTTTTACTGCTGATTTTGAAACCATAACAGTCACAAACAAATTTTTTTTACGAGCATTAGAAGACATGACTGCTTTCCTTTGGATTCCATACCCATTGTCCTTTGATtaaaatctctgtctgtttgtgtttaattgttttgttttagtgatAGGTTGATCCTTTTGTTTACCTTTACATTAGTATTAGTTACAGTATTAGCAGATTAGTGCTTTTTACGAGTTGAGCTGCATCTGTCTGTGCTCAGGCCGCGGCCCAGCAGCAGGAGTCTGAAACCACCCAGAGGGCGGAGAGAGAGGTGACACGCATGGTCATCGTCATGGTGATCTCCTTCCTGGTGTGCTGGGTGCCCTACGCCACCGTGGCCTGGTACATCTTCGACAATCAGGGGACCGAGTTCGGCCCGGTGTTCATGACGGCTCCCGCCTTCTTCGCAAAGAGTGCTGCTCTGTACAACCCCATCATCTACATCCTGCTGAACAGACAGGTATGTGAGGCACAGATTCCTGGGTTAATTCTTATTAGGTATAAGAGAGAGTGAAAACTACACACTCAAGTACTGTGCTTAAGTACAATTCTAGGCTACTTGTACTTTAAGTGTTTCCATTTAATGCTGCTTCATACTTTTTACAGCACAGCCGCTGCTACTACCACACTACTTATCTGACAGTTGATTTCAGGTTAACATGttacattaaaaatatataatgtgcGTGTAAAAGAAAATGCCTCGTTAATAATTCAAGTGGTGGCACTCAACCTTTTTGGGCTATGAAACATTACTGAAAAATAAGCAGAGTTGGGGCCTCAGTCGAGTTAAGAGACATTTCCCCACTTTGATCTAAACAACTGTTCAAGACTTGATGTACAAGATTAATCCTAATGATTTATCTAAAAATGATATAATGTaaacatttgtgtagcaacatattttaaaatcaatttgtaGCAACAAAAGCGCCGATCATCAGTCACAGGGAATTTATATGACATTTTGCTGATTATATATCTCTTCTTCTACATTTTGAAAACAGGACTTTTAcatgtaatggagtattttaaCCATGTActggtacttttacttaagtacacCATCTGAACTCTTCTTCTACCACTGATTGAATGTGTATAATAACTGCAGTGGtgcaaagtacatttacttcgtTACTGTGTTGAAGCACAtgtttcatgtatctgtactttacacAAGTCGTATCTCTTCAgctacttttcacttttactccaccacATACATCAGCAACattctactccactacatttttacaaagctttgcatgttcacattgtcttgatatattttttaaacataacattagaccccgcctcctgcagcacctGAGATAGATTCACTACTGAGACTCAGCCATAATAATATAGTAGTTTAATTAGGGAATAAGCTTCACTCAGCAAGTACTAGTAATgctttaagtacatttaaaagcaagtacttccttgcttttactcaagtagaaaggTTTATATGGAATTTTTACTTGAGGtcatttttgtctatttgcaCTTACATAAAATGTTTGAGTTCTTCCTCCTCGACTGGATAAATGTGACTCTGATCTTTTCTTCCAGTTCAGAAACTGCATGATCACCACGGTGTGCTGTGGAAAGAACCCGTTTGGAGACGATGAGGCTGCCGCCATCTCTAAAACCCAGACTTCATCTGTGTCTACCAGCCAGGTGGCCCCGGCTTGACCTGCCCACACCGCCACCAAACCCCCCCATAGCTCGTCCTCTTCCACGTCCCATCTGTCCCTGCACGACCCTGGGGGACCCTCCACTGCCAAGCAGCCCTGTGTGTTGAATAGGCCAATCCTCTCGACTTACCTCTCCAGGTGTCTCCGGTGCAGTGGCACGGCGACACCTCCACACCGACACACTCAAGAGCCAGCGTGTGTCTTCTCAATCCATTTAATCATGGAACGTGTTCAGCTGGCTTTTATGGAGTTTAACCCGGCACCATGGGGGGGCGGTCTCCGCGTGAAGATCCAACTGAACACATTCCAAGCTCAACACGGCCGCCCCCTCCTCGTAAAAGACACATTATTAAAGAAAATCTACTACAAATGAATACACACCGCATGATTTAATCATTTCTCACTCAAGTTACAGCTATAGATCCTCCCCAAATTCCCGCTTTCAACAATCAACTTCATGTGAATATATCTAGTTGAGATTCGTCATGAATTTGTTTAGGACTCTCGTGTGTTTTTTAAGGCATGAGACAGAAGTGTCCTCCGCTCTCgttgtgtctttttctctttacgGTGATGACGCTGAGGGGGTTAGTTTGCTCTCAGCATTTACTGAGACATGAGTGTAAACAGATGGACCTGGAGAGAGCTTCTGCAGGGAGAAAACGCCTCCTGCAACagactggatgtgtgtgtgtgtgtgtgtgtgtgtgtgtgtgtgtgtgtgtgtgtgtgtgtgtgtgtgtgtgcgttgtgtgtgcGGTGGATGTTTATGTATTCGAGCTGATGTCAGAATGCCAGTGTGTGAATTGAAAGGGATATTGTTTTGTATATTGTGTAAAGGCTAGGATCTTGTGGAAGTTGTTATGTTtcctgcattaaaaacaaagttgaatGTCTGCATGACTTTTCCTTCTCTCGCTCCATCATGAGAACATTTACAAGCCTCTCTAAGGAATTCCAGATGCTaggttgtggttttttttacgGGGTAACAGGCCGAATCCTAAtgcttttcaaatgtcaaaaatcaCTGCAATGCTTAAAGAAATGAAGCACTCTGAGACTTGGTACAATAAATGTTGTAAttattagacattttaaaattctaAATACTGCAATTTTATTCCACAAACTCCAACAAGTCATTTGGCATCACAAATACAGTCTCTCCTCGGATTATATTGAGCTCACGTTTTTTCATAAATGTAAATTTCCCTCTTTTAAAATTGGTCAGAATCCGACATGATATTCATCTGTTCACAAGAAACACTGATCGACACTTTCTATACTGATGCAGCTCTTCCCAGTGAACCACATAACATTTGATTTCAGTCACTtatagctctctctctctcacctcctcctcaacCCATCATCAACCTGCAGAGCACATTGGGACGTAATTGTTCAGAGCACCGATGGGAGCCAGTCGCCCATCTTCACCGATCACACCTGAGAACAGTGCAGGCTTTAGGAAATGAGGAGTTCATCAGGGCCGTTCCTACTCATCCTGATGAACAGGCCACCTGAAAGCATTATAACACATCTATAAATATTGCTATGGACATTATAATACAGTACAGTGCATCATTGGCTCGTTCCCTTCAGAAGAGGGTTCAGTGCGTTAAGATCGCCACCAGGGCTTCCTGTAGCTCCCAGTAACTGTAAAGacatccagaaaaaaaaaaagcctcatcTCCAAGCTTCTACACATTCCCTCTAAAGTATAGCTGGACTGGAATTCTGCCCGTGTCATGGGGAAATATTTGGGGAAATTGCTCGGTGGTCCCAAATGAAATCAGGAACACCTCGCGAGTGTATAACCCCGGAAGAGGCAGGTTCAAGTCCC contains:
- the LOC118111642 gene encoding rhodopsin codes for the protein MNGTEGLDFYVPMSNKTGVVRSPFDHPQYYLAEPWKYSLLAAYMLFLIITAFPINFLTLYVTVKHRKLRTPLNYVLLNLAVADLFMVVGGFTVTLYTALHGYFILGVSGCNIEGFFATLGGEIGLWSLVVLAIERYIVVCKPMTNFRFGEKHAIAGLAFTWIMALTCAAPPLMGWSRYIPEGMQCSCGIDYYTPKPEIHNTSFVIYMFVLHFCIPLFVIFFCYGRLLCTVRAAAAQQQESETTQRAEREVTRMVIVMVISFLVCWVPYATVAWYIFDNQGTEFGPVFMTAPAFFAKSAALYNPIIYILLNRQFRNCMITTVCCGKNPFGDDEAAAISKTQTSSVSTSQVAPA